One Mycobacterium paraseoulense genomic window, TTGTCGGCGAAGGGCTTGGCGCACAGCAGGATCACCGCGCCCGACGCCAGGAAGAGGCTGACGACCACGACGCGCCGGCGGCGATCGGGCAGCTCACCGAGCGCGGCGGCGGTCCCGATCAGATCGGGCTCCTCCACGTCGCCGTGGCTGACCTTGTAGAGGTAGAACCCGAACCAGGCCAGCAGCGCCAGCCCCAGACCGAAGTGGATTTGGCCGCTCGCCGGTATCGCGAACGCGATGACGCCGGCGATCAAAAGGAATCCGAGTTCGACCCGATTGGTCGGTTGTAACGTCAGGCCGGTGACCTTCCCGGCACCGGCCTTGCGGGCGACCACGATGCTGACCAATACGACGACGGGCCAACCGAGGCCCATCAGCAGCCGGTTGGACCCGGTCATGTTGGCGGCGGCGTATTGCGTGTATTCCGCGTTGTGACCCGACACGTACGCGTAGTAGAGGTCGACGGCGTACTCGGGCAGCACCGCGATCAGCGCCAGCACCGCGGTCGCCATCCCGCCGGAGACGTCGATCTGCGCGGCTTCGGCCGCCCAGGCCAGCAGGAAACTGGCCGACACCACCGCGGCGCCGAAGATCAGCAGGGCGATCACCGGGTCGGGGTGCAGGCCCCCGATGCGGACCACCAGCGCCGGGGCGACGAACGCCATGGTGATCGACGCCGAACGGGCCAGGGTGCGGCGCCGCGAGCGTTCGGCCGTGGAGACCGCGGCGGGCCTGTCTGTGGCGAGCATCGTCATCCTTCGATACGGAGGGGTGGCGATCGTGGCGGCTACTGAGGTTAGGTTTGCCATGCCGAACCGCTTCCCCAAGTTACCCGTCAAGCCCGCCGCCAGCAACGTGGTATGCCCGAAGGCCGGCTTTGAACGTGCGACCATCTTTGCTGGCCAGATGGGCACCGGCGAAAAGTTAGGGCACCCCGATTCCGAAGTTTGGCAAACCTTCCGACCCGGGGATCCGGCCCTCTGCAGTACGACGGGCCGACTGAGGCGGAGGTTCCCCTACTTGTCGGGGCCCATGGCCGCGGCCGCGGCTTGGGCGAACAGCTCGACGGCTTGCTTGCGGGTTAGCGAGGCCAACATTTGCGCTGCGGCGCGCATCATGTCGCCGACCATCAGGGTCGGCCCGTTGCCCAGGTTGTCGAACGCCTCCGCGATGACTTCGGCCACCGGGGCCGCGCCCGGCGGCACCTCGTCGAGCGACGCTATCTGGCCGCGGCTGTGTTCGAGTTGCCGCAGGGCGGGAGTGTCGGTCTTGCCCAGGATCAACCCGAGGACGTCGACGCCCTTGTCGTGCAACTCGGCCCAAAGCGCCTCGGCGAAGACCATGTCGAACGCTTTCGTCGCTCCGTAAGCCACCATGTTGGCGCCGCCGGCCAGGCCGGCGCCCGACCCGAACAACACGATCCCGCCGCGGCCCCGCTCGACCATGGGGGCGGCGAAATGGTGGCACAGCTGCATCGGCACCATGCAGTTGCGCTGCACCATCGCTTCGGCGACTTCGATCGGATTGGCCAGAAACGGCTCGAAGTTCGGGTCGGCGCCCGCGCAGTAGACGAGGAAGCCCACCTCCAGGTCGCTGGTCGCCGCGGCGATCGCGGCCGCCGCGTTCGGTTCGACGAGGTCGATGGCGAGCGTGCGCGTGGACGCCGACGTACCGTTGCGGATCTCGGCCGCGACCTCGTCGAGGACGGCTTGGCGGCGGGCGACCAGCACGACATTGATCCCGCGATCGG contains:
- a CDS encoding SDR family NAD(P)-dependent oxidoreductase, which gives rise to MTFATKYGPWALVAGASDGVGAAFAHGLADRGINVVLVARRQAVLDEVAAEIRNGTSASTRTLAIDLVEPNAAAAIAAATSDLEVGFLVYCAGADPNFEPFLANPIEVAEAMVQRNCMVPMQLCHHFAAPMVERGRGGIVLFGSGAGLAGGANMVAYGATKAFDMVFAEALWAELHDKGVDVLGLILGKTDTPALRQLEHSRGQIASLDEVPPGAAPVAEVIAEAFDNLGNGPTLMVGDMMRAAAQMLASLTRKQAVELFAQAAAAAMGPDK
- a CDS encoding sodium:proton exchanger → MTMLATDRPAAVSTAERSRRRTLARSASITMAFVAPALVVRIGGLHPDPVIALLIFGAAVVSASFLLAWAAEAAQIDVSGGMATAVLALIAVLPEYAVDLYYAYVSGHNAEYTQYAAANMTGSNRLLMGLGWPVVVLVSIVVARKAGAGKVTGLTLQPTNRVELGFLLIAGVIAFAIPASGQIHFGLGLALLAWFGFYLYKVSHGDVEEPDLIGTAAALGELPDRRRRVVVVSLFLASGAVILLCAKPFADNLVAAGTELGIDRFLLVQWLAPLASEAPEFIVATIFAARGKGTAAIATLISSKVNQWTLLIGSLPIAHLLGGGGFSLQLDQRQVEEVLLTATQTMMGVALLLALRFHRAAACTLLGLFVVQFPIASTHGRLLLCGVYTAVALIALIRNRRDLRSTLRAPFFGTAIRHSGHPHHPVPDP